A region from the Pseudonocardia petroleophila genome encodes:
- a CDS encoding TerD family protein produces the protein MAIDYNKRPSKPEQPASAPSAGGGGVSLSKVTLTKSAPSISLKKGGGGSGQLRVNLQWSTGAAPAKKGLFSKLTGGGGGGVDLDLACLWEFTDGTKGVVQALGNAFQAPYQGAPIIRLDGDDRSGSNVGGENMFIDLSRINEIRRILVFTFIYEGTPNWASADGVVTLFPTAGPEIEVRLDESDPGSPTCVIALLENRGGELVVNREVRYIRGGQADVDRAYGWGMEWARGRK, from the coding sequence GTGGCCATCGACTACAACAAGCGACCGTCCAAGCCCGAGCAGCCCGCGTCGGCTCCGTCCGCGGGTGGAGGTGGGGTGTCGCTGTCGAAGGTCACCCTGACGAAGTCGGCACCCAGCATCTCGCTGAAGAAGGGCGGCGGCGGGAGCGGCCAGCTGCGGGTCAACCTGCAGTGGAGCACCGGCGCGGCCCCGGCCAAGAAGGGCCTGTTCAGCAAGCTGACGGGCGGGGGCGGCGGAGGCGTCGACCTCGACCTGGCGTGCCTGTGGGAGTTCACCGACGGCACCAAGGGCGTGGTGCAGGCCCTGGGCAACGCGTTCCAGGCCCCCTACCAGGGCGCCCCGATCATCCGGCTCGACGGGGACGACCGCTCCGGGTCGAACGTCGGCGGCGAGAACATGTTCATCGACCTGTCGCGGATCAACGAGATCCGCCGCATCCTGGTGTTCACGTTCATCTACGAGGGTACCCCGAACTGGGCCAGCGCCGACGGCGTCGTCACGCTGTTCCCGACGGCCGGCCCCGAGATCGAGGTGCGGCTCGACGAGTCCGACCCGGGCTCGCCGACCTGCGTCATCGCCCTGCTGGAGAACCGAGGCGGCGAGCTGGTCGTCAACCGGGAGGTCCGCTACATCCGCGGCGGTCAGGCCGACGTCGACCGGGCGTACGGCTGGGGCATGGAATGGGCCCGCGGACGCAAGTGA
- a CDS encoding HpcH/HpaI aldolase/citrate lyase family protein — translation MRHFGFLSGSEQDELFERPPEQFTRESGNDLLSVALGATLYMPADRPALVADVIKQAAAGVTSVVVCLEDSIADEQVETAEDNLVRALTELHGDPAVALPLLFVRVREPRQMPALVARLGDAVRVLDGFVLPKFTALSGTDYLHALDEADGRAGPVRDGRGLLAMPVIESGAVLYAETRVDELTRLRALLHRDRARILAVRLGATDLCALYGLRRSPELTIYDVKVVSNLIGDVVNVLGRADGTGFTVTGPVWEYYAAAERIFKPQLRQAPFDVVDERELRSRLVSRAIDGLIREVEMDKANGLHGKTAIHPSHVAVVNALSVVSSEEYRDAAAVLGAGRGSGVMASGHGNKMNEIRPHMAWARLTALRAQVFGVARESVSFVDLLAASLPR, via the coding sequence ATGAGGCACTTCGGGTTCCTGAGCGGGTCCGAGCAGGACGAGCTCTTCGAGCGGCCACCGGAGCAGTTCACCCGCGAGAGCGGGAACGACCTGCTCTCGGTGGCGCTCGGCGCCACGCTCTACATGCCGGCCGACCGGCCCGCGCTGGTCGCCGACGTCATCAAGCAGGCGGCCGCGGGCGTCACGTCCGTGGTCGTCTGCCTCGAGGACTCCATCGCCGACGAGCAGGTGGAGACCGCGGAGGACAACCTCGTCCGCGCCCTCACCGAGCTGCACGGCGACCCCGCCGTCGCGCTGCCGCTGCTGTTCGTCCGCGTCCGCGAACCGCGGCAGATGCCCGCGCTCGTCGCGCGCCTGGGGGACGCCGTGCGCGTCCTCGACGGCTTCGTGCTGCCCAAGTTCACCGCCCTGTCGGGCACCGACTACCTGCACGCCCTCGATGAGGCCGACGGCCGCGCCGGGCCCGTCCGGGACGGGCGCGGGCTGCTGGCGATGCCGGTGATCGAGTCGGGCGCCGTGCTCTACGCCGAGACCCGCGTCGACGAGCTGACCCGCCTGCGCGCGCTGCTGCACCGCGACCGCGCCCGGATACTGGCGGTCCGCCTGGGCGCCACCGACCTCTGCGCCCTCTACGGCCTGCGCCGCTCCCCCGAGCTGACGATCTACGACGTCAAGGTCGTGAGCAACCTGATCGGTGACGTCGTCAACGTGCTGGGGCGCGCCGACGGCACCGGGTTCACCGTCACCGGGCCGGTGTGGGAGTACTACGCCGCGGCCGAGCGGATCTTCAAGCCGCAGCTGCGGCAGGCCCCCTTCGACGTCGTCGACGAGCGCGAGCTGCGCAGCAGGCTGGTCTCCCGCGCCATCGACGGGCTGATCCGCGAGGTCGAGATGGACAAGGCCAACGGGCTGCACGGCAAGACCGCGATCCACCCGAGCCACGTCGCCGTCGTCAACGCGCTGTCGGTGGTGTCGTCGGAGGAGTACCGCGACGCCGCCGCGGTGCTCGGGGCCGGGCGCGGCAGCGGCGTGATGGCGTCGGGGCACGGCAACAAGATGAACGAGATCCGCCCGCACATGGCCTGGGCGCGGCTCACCGCGCTGCGGGCGCAGGTGTTCGGCGTCGCGCGCGAGAGCGTGTCGTTCGTCGACCTGCTCGCCGCCAGCCTGCCCAGGTGA
- the polA gene encoding DNA polymerase I, whose protein sequence is MSPAARTPAATPPAAPPTTGRRLLLLDGHSLAYRAFFALPAENFRTGTGQTTNAVYGFTSMLINLLRDEAPTHLAVAFDVSRKTFRSERFTEYKANRSTTPDDFRGQVDLIKEVLTALAIPYFAVDNFEADDVIATLATQAEAEGFQVAITTGDRDAFQLVSDNVMVLYPTRGVSELGRIDPAAVMDRYGLTPTQYPDFAALRGDPSDNLPNIPGVGEKTAAKWVREFGSLADLTDRVDEVKGKAGDALRANLANVLLNRQLTELVRDVPLPAVPAELEVRPWDRDAVHRLFDELEFRVLRERLFSTLVSAEPEAEGGIEVQGAAVEPGGVRAWLDAHARDGRRVGLAFHGITGGATSGDLAGIALAAGEPSVEARAAGADAGVPQGGYLDVTALTPDDEAALGEWLADAGVPKAAHDAKSALHALRGRGWTLAGLTSDTALAAYLTRPGQRSFDLADLALRHLRRELRVDGEDTGGQLSLLGGEEEADAARATGQMVAASAVAELADALDVELAEKAATSLLTGLELPLEYVLADLETAGIAVDGEALAALEADFAGQVKQAAQDAYAVIGKEINLGSPKQLQVVLFDELNMPKTKRTKTGYTTDADALQTLYEQTGNEFLQHLLLHRDATRLKVTVDGLLKSVADDGRIHTTYSQTIAATGRLSSTEPNLQNVPIRTAAGRRIRETFVVGPGYAELMTADYSQIEMRIMAHLSEDAALIEAFRSRHDFHAETAARVFSVDATEVTPAQRAKIKAMNYGLAYGLSAFGLSNQLRISTEEARGLMDDYFAGFGGMRDYLAGVVDRARKDGFTATIMDRRRYLPDLTSDNRQRREMAERMALNAPIQGSAADIIKVAMLGVHRALTAEDLRSRMLLQVHDELVLEVADGEREQVEALVRREMAAAAELSVPLEVSVGYGRSWDDAAH, encoded by the coding sequence ATGAGCCCCGCAGCCCGCACCCCCGCCGCCACCCCGCCCGCCGCGCCGCCGACGACGGGTCGCCGGCTGCTGTTGCTCGACGGTCACTCCCTGGCCTACCGGGCGTTCTTCGCCCTGCCCGCGGAGAACTTCCGCACGGGCACCGGCCAGACCACCAACGCGGTCTACGGGTTCACCTCGATGCTCATCAACCTGCTGCGCGACGAGGCGCCCACCCACCTCGCGGTGGCCTTCGACGTCTCCCGGAAGACGTTCCGCTCGGAGCGGTTCACCGAGTACAAGGCCAACCGCTCGACGACCCCGGACGACTTCCGCGGCCAGGTCGACCTCATCAAGGAGGTCCTCACCGCGCTGGCGATCCCGTACTTCGCGGTCGACAACTTCGAGGCCGACGACGTCATCGCCACCCTGGCCACGCAGGCCGAGGCCGAGGGCTTCCAGGTGGCGATCACCACGGGCGACCGCGACGCGTTCCAGCTGGTCAGCGACAACGTGATGGTGCTCTACCCGACGCGCGGGGTGTCCGAGCTGGGCCGGATCGACCCGGCCGCGGTGATGGACCGCTACGGCCTCACCCCCACCCAGTACCCCGACTTCGCGGCGCTGCGCGGCGACCCCAGCGACAACCTGCCCAACATCCCCGGCGTCGGCGAGAAGACCGCGGCCAAGTGGGTGCGGGAGTTCGGCTCGCTCGCCGACCTCACCGACCGCGTCGACGAGGTCAAGGGCAAGGCGGGCGACGCGCTGCGCGCCAACCTCGCCAACGTCCTGCTCAACCGCCAGCTCACCGAGCTCGTCCGCGACGTGCCGCTGCCCGCGGTGCCCGCGGAGCTGGAGGTGCGCCCGTGGGACCGCGACGCGGTGCACCGGCTGTTCGACGAGCTGGAGTTCCGGGTCCTGCGCGAGCGGCTGTTCTCCACGCTGGTCTCCGCGGAGCCGGAGGCCGAGGGCGGCATCGAGGTGCAGGGCGCCGCGGTGGAGCCGGGCGGGGTCCGGGCCTGGCTCGACGCGCACGCCCGCGACGGTCGCCGGGTCGGGCTCGCGTTCCACGGCATCACCGGCGGGGCCACCTCGGGCGACCTGGCGGGGATCGCACTGGCGGCGGGGGAGCCGTCGGTGGAGGCCCGGGCGGCCGGGGCCGACGCGGGCGTCCCGCAGGGCGGCTACCTCGACGTCACCGCGCTGACCCCCGACGACGAGGCCGCGCTCGGCGAGTGGTTGGCCGACGCGGGCGTGCCCAAGGCCGCGCACGACGCGAAGTCGGCCCTGCACGCCCTGCGCGGCCGGGGCTGGACGCTCGCCGGGCTCACCAGCGACACCGCGCTCGCGGCCTACCTCACCCGGCCGGGTCAGCGCAGCTTCGACCTGGCCGACCTCGCGCTGCGCCACCTGCGCCGCGAGCTGCGCGTCGACGGGGAGGACACGGGAGGGCAGCTCTCGCTCCTCGGCGGCGAGGAGGAGGCCGACGCCGCCCGCGCGACCGGGCAGATGGTCGCCGCGTCCGCGGTGGCCGAGCTGGCCGACGCCCTCGACGTCGAGCTGGCGGAGAAGGCGGCCACGTCCCTGCTCACCGGGCTGGAGCTGCCGCTGGAGTACGTGCTGGCCGACCTGGAGACCGCGGGCATCGCCGTCGACGGGGAGGCGCTGGCCGCGCTGGAGGCCGACTTCGCCGGCCAGGTGAAGCAGGCCGCCCAGGACGCGTACGCCGTCATCGGCAAGGAGATCAACCTCGGCTCGCCCAAGCAGCTGCAGGTGGTGCTGTTCGACGAGCTGAACATGCCGAAGACCAAGCGCACCAAGACCGGCTACACCACCGACGCCGACGCGCTGCAGACGCTCTACGAGCAGACCGGCAACGAGTTCCTCCAGCACCTGCTGCTGCACCGCGACGCCACCCGGCTCAAGGTCACCGTCGACGGGCTGCTCAAGTCGGTCGCCGACGACGGCCGCATCCACACCACCTACAGCCAGACGATCGCGGCCACCGGCCGGCTGTCCTCCACCGAGCCCAACCTGCAGAACGTGCCGATCCGCACCGCGGCCGGTCGCCGGATCCGGGAGACCTTCGTCGTGGGTCCCGGGTACGCGGAGCTGATGACGGCCGACTACAGCCAGATCGAGATGCGGATCATGGCGCACCTGTCCGAGGACGCCGCGCTGATCGAGGCGTTCCGGTCGCGGCACGACTTCCACGCCGAGACCGCGGCGCGGGTGTTCTCCGTCGACGCCACGGAGGTCACGCCCGCCCAGCGCGCGAAGATCAAGGCGATGAACTACGGCCTGGCCTACGGCCTCTCCGCGTTCGGGCTGTCCAACCAGCTGCGGATCTCCACCGAGGAGGCCCGCGGCCTGATGGACGACTACTTCGCCGGGTTCGGCGGGATGCGCGACTACCTGGCAGGAGTCGTCGACCGGGCCCGCAAGGACGGCTTCACCGCCACGATCATGGACCGTCGCCGCTACCTGCCCGACCTCACCAGCGACAACCGCCAGCGCCGCGAGATGGCCGAGCGGATGGCGCTCAACGCCCCCATCCAGGGCAGCGCCGCCGACATCATCAAGGTCGCGATGCTCGGGGTGCACCGCGCCCTCACCGCCGAGGACCTGCGCAGCCGGATGCTGCTGCAGGTCCACGACGAGCTGGTGCTGGAGGTGGCCGACGGCGAGCGCGAGCAGGTGGAGGCGCTCGTGCGCCGCGAGATGGCAGCGGCGGCGGAGCTGTCGGTGCCGCTGGAGGTGTCGGTCGGCTACGGCCGCAGCTGGGACGACGCGGCCCACTGA
- a CDS encoding GNAT family N-acetyltransferase — MDELRVGRPGPEAAGELWTVQRAAYVTEAQRYDAPWIPPLRETLDEVRADLAGDVPAAAAWLGPRLVGSVRGRVEGGLMEIARLTVAPDVQRRGVGRALLTAVHAAAPPSVVRFWLVTGARSDDNRRLYAAAGYVETGSVVDSAGVGLVRMERDRDPGVSARSGHGP, encoded by the coding sequence ATGGACGAGTTGCGGGTGGGACGCCCGGGCCCGGAGGCCGCGGGGGAGCTGTGGACGGTCCAGCGCGCCGCCTATGTCACGGAGGCGCAGCGCTACGACGCGCCGTGGATCCCGCCGCTGCGGGAGACGCTGGACGAGGTCCGCGCCGACCTCGCCGGTGACGTCCCGGCGGCCGCGGCGTGGCTCGGGCCGCGGCTGGTGGGGTCGGTGCGCGGGCGCGTCGAGGGCGGGCTCATGGAGATCGCGCGGCTCACGGTCGCCCCCGACGTGCAGCGCCGGGGCGTCGGCCGGGCCCTGCTGACGGCGGTGCACGCGGCCGCCCCGCCGTCGGTCGTGCGGTTCTGGCTGGTCACCGGCGCGCGCAGCGACGACAACCGGCGGCTCTACGCCGCGGCGGGCTACGTGGAGACGGGCTCGGTCGTCGACTCCGCCGGGGTCGGGCTGGTGCGGATGGAACGGGACCGCGACCCGGGGGTATCAGCACGGTCCGGTCACGGTCCTTGA
- a CDS encoding TerD family protein — protein sequence MGVSLTKGGNVSLTKEAPGLTDVIVGLGWDVRTTTGTEFDLDASAIVLNAEGKAVSDKHFIFFNNLTSPDGTVEHTGDNLTGEGEGDDEQVKVNLAGLPAEVDKVVFPVSIYDADTRSQSFGQVRNAFIRVVNQAGGAEIARYDLTEDASTETAMVFGELYRNGADWKFRAVGQGYASGLAGIARDFGVNV from the coding sequence GTGGGAGTCAGCCTCACCAAGGGTGGAAACGTCAGCCTGACCAAGGAGGCCCCGGGCCTCACCGACGTCATCGTCGGTCTCGGTTGGGACGTCCGTACCACCACGGGCACGGAGTTCGACCTCGACGCCTCCGCGATCGTGCTCAACGCGGAGGGCAAGGCCGTCTCCGACAAGCACTTCATCTTCTTCAACAACCTCACCAGCCCCGACGGCACCGTCGAGCACACCGGCGACAACCTCACCGGTGAGGGCGAGGGCGACGACGAGCAGGTCAAGGTCAACCTGGCCGGCCTGCCCGCCGAGGTCGACAAGGTCGTGTTCCCGGTCAGCATCTACGACGCCGACACCCGCTCGCAGAGCTTCGGCCAGGTGCGCAACGCGTTCATCCGCGTGGTGAACCAGGCCGGCGGCGCCGAGATCGCCCGCTACGACCTCACCGAGGACGCCTCCACCGAGACCGCGATGGTCTTCGGCGAGCTGTACCGCAACGGCGCCGACTGGAAGTTCCGCGCGGTCGGCCAGGGCTACGCCTCGGGTCTCGCGGGGATCGCCCGCGACTTCGGCGTCAACGTCTGA